The Syntrophobotulus glycolicus DSM 8271 DNA window CAGGATTTTGCCTTGTATCATCCGGCAGGGTCATTAGGAAAAAAGTTAACCATTCGAGTTTCTGACCTTATGAAGCACCTTATGGAATCAGATACGGTTAATGAAGGCTCCTTATTGAAACAGGCAATAATTGCTTTTAGCAGAACGGGAGCAGATGTAGTGGCCGTTGTTGATAAAACAAAGAAATTAATCGGGATTATTACCAATGGGGAGATAGAACGTGCTATTAATATGGGATCCGATATATATAAAACAACAATATTTGATATGGTTAATAGATTTCCCGTGTATATAAACTCGGAGGAAATGGCTGTTGATGCCCTAAAGATTATGATGGAGAAAAACATTCATTCTATACCTGTAGTTAAAGAAGAGAGAATTGTCGGCATTATTAGTAAACAATCTATATTAGATATAGGCATATATGTTTAAGAAAGGTAAGTAGTATTGATGGATTATCGTGTTTTAGCACTAGACTTGGATGGCACTTTGACAAATTCGAAAAAGATAATTACTGAAAAAACGAAAACCGCCGTCGAGAAAGCAATAGAAAAAGGAGTCTCTATTGTTTTAGCTTCAGGAAGGCCTGTCCTTGGAATCCGAAAATTGGCAGATGAGCTTGGATTGTCGGAATTGGGAGGATATATTCTGGCTTATAACGGAGGACACATTATAGATTGTAAAACGAAAAAAGATATCGTTAGACAAACTGTTCCTAAGGAATATTTTCATGAAATCTGTGAATGTGCCCGTATTTTTGGGGTCAGCGCTTTGACCTACGATACTCATGGCGTGGTTACTGAATGTGCTGATGCTTCATATGTGATCAAAGAAGCTTACAATAATACAATTCCTATCCGTCAGGTAGAAAGTTTAGAAAGTTTTGTCGATTATGATGTCACTAAATTCATGATCGTAGGCGAAGCCAATGAGTTGAAAGCAGCATTAAAATATCTGCAAGATAAATTTGAAAAAAAACTGAGTGTTTTTCTTTCTGAGCCGTATTTTATGGAAATAGGTCCACTTGGTGTCGAAAAAGCATCAGCACTGGCTAAATTGTTAGAGCATTTGGAAACAGATAGGGAGCATCTCATGGCTTGCGGCGACGGACTGAATGATATACCAATGCTCAAATATGCAGGGTTTGCAGTTGCTATGGAAAACGCATATCCAGAAACGAAAGCAGTTGCGGATTTCATTACATTTTCAAATGAAGAAGACGGAGTTGCCTATGCAATTAATAGATTTATTTTAGGGTTAGAAGAATAAATGTGAGGTTAATATGTTAAGAGGAATATCACCATTAATATCACCTGAATTACTAAAAATATTATGCGAGATGGGTCATGGAGATGATATCCTTATTGCTGATGCCAATTTTCCGGCGGCAAGCATGGGGAGAATCGTGCTCCAGTGTCCGGGTATTGATGCGTGTAGCCTTTTGGCTGCAATATTAAAGCTGTTTCCCCTAGACCATTTAGTTGATGCTCCGATGAGGCTGATGGCGGTGGAAGAAGGAGATCAATATCTTGGAATACCTGAAATATGGAACAGGTTTCAAAAAGTGGCTGAGACATATCAGTATGGAGTAAAGATGCTGCAAATAGAACGTCAAGAATTCTATCGTCAAAGCAGACAGGCTTATGCAATCATTCAAACCGGAGAAAAAGCGTTAT harbors:
- a CDS encoding Cof-type HAD-IIB family hydrolase encodes the protein MDYRVLALDLDGTLTNSKKIITEKTKTAVEKAIEKGVSIVLASGRPVLGIRKLADELGLSELGGYILAYNGGHIIDCKTKKDIVRQTVPKEYFHEICECARIFGVSALTYDTHGVVTECADASYVIKEAYNNTIPIRQVESLESFVDYDVTKFMIVGEANELKAALKYLQDKFEKKLSVFLSEPYFMEIGPLGVEKASALAKLLEHLETDREHLMACGDGLNDIPMLKYAGFAVAMENAYPETKAVADFITFSNEEDGVAYAINRFILGLEE
- a CDS encoding RbsD/FucU family protein, whose amino-acid sequence is MLRGISPLISPELLKILCEMGHGDDILIADANFPAASMGRIVLQCPGIDACSLLAAILKLFPLDHLVDAPMRLMAVEEGDQYLGIPEIWNRFQKVAETYQYGVKMLQIERQEFYRQSRQAYAIIQTGEKALYGNLLLKKGVIRE